The following is a genomic window from Pararhizobium capsulatum DSM 1112.
CCGGCCTTGAGCGATGTCTCCGCACGCCCGGATGCGTTGGCGTAACCTAACAGCCACGTCAGGGGATCGTCGACTGGATGGTGACTGCGTCCATCGAACAAGGGCTTGTCGTTGAGCTCAATATATAGGTCTAATTCACCAACCGTGTTCAACAGTTCCTTGCCAGTCGGAGGCCCCAGCACATAGCCCCGGTTTCCAAGTCTGTCCGCCAGGAAGAGAGGAAAGGAGAGCTTGCCTCCCTCTTCGACGGCGGACGACACCAACTCGATACCCAGGAAAATATCGGATATCGCACTCAATATCTCCGCGCGAACGTAAGGCTGCGCGCGGATGGGCAGGCGCTTTCCTAATCGCACGGCAAGCTCAACCTCAAGCTTCGGATTTGCGCCCATCGACAGCGAACTATCTGCAGCTTCGAGAAACGGATGAAGCAATGCCGCGACTGCGTAGCCGTCCGGAGAAATAGCTACCTTCCATGCTTCATGATTGGCGCCTTCAAGGTCAGCCAGCGCCATCTGAACTTCCATCGCTTCGGCTAGACCGGCCGGCGCCTGGAACTCGGCTGTCGGTTCTGCTCGATTTCCCGCCCGGAGAAGAAATAAATTTTGCGCAAGGCGTCCCGGCATGCTGTCTCCTATAATGCTACCCTGAATGTCGATTGGCGGTATATTACAATTGCCCGTTCGGAAAGCTTTGAAAATAGACGCACTCCCGAATTCGTCGTATCAGTGCTACCAAGAACCGTCGATAACCGTGCTCACCAGGCTGGTGGGAGGAACGCTTCTGGAAATAAAGGACCTCCAGGTCAGGTTCGACACCGCCGCCGGCCGCATTCTCGCCCTCAACGGCGTATCCTTTTCTCTGGAGCGCGGCGATGATGGATCTCATCCCCGATCCGCCAGGTGCTGTGGGTATGTCACAGCGCGAGCCATCGCTCTCTCTTTTGTTCCGATCTCAACCATTTTACAAACGTCCTCCGTGCTCGGGCCGGGCCAATCGACCGAGAGGGAGAAAGCGTGCTGAGCCAAGCCAAGCAGATCGAAGGTATCGCTTGCGGGCCAGACGAGCTCCGGCATCTGCGAAAAATTGCCTGCTTCCTCATCAGGCTCCTGAGCCCGCTTTCGACAATAATGGGGAATTTCCGTTCGAGATCCGGAAAATTTCGAGACAAATACTCCGACTAAAAGCGCGTGGCAGCAAAGCGCATCAACACGGGCACGGATGAGAACGACGTATCCAGCCAATCCTTTCTAGCGGGGCTAGAAGAAGAGGACCCATCCGCAAATCAAGGCTAGATATCCAAATTTTCCAATAAAAAACAAATACCTACAATATTGTTTTCGTTTCGGCCGCAAAGGTAGGATCACGTCTCTCTCCAACATCGCATTGGGTTTCTATTTTGTCGTCACGACTTCGGCGTCCGGCCCGGCGTTGCGGTTGCTGGCGTACTGGACGACGCAAGCCTTTGCATTTTCACAGGAGAGTAGAATGAACAGACGACCCGGAACGGCCAAGTTTATTGGCGCGGTTTTCAGCCTTGCCCTGGCCCTGTCGGCAAGTGCCGCCTATGCCGAGACGCCAGCCAATGCGCTGATCGTCGCGCAGTCCATCGACGATGCCGTCAGCTTTGACCCGGCCGAAGGTTTCGAACTGACGACGGTGCAGTCGTTCAACAATCTCTACCAGCGCCTGATCGAATCCAACCGTGACGACGGCACGAAAATCCAGCCGGCACTTGCCGCGTCCTGGGAAGCCGGCGCCGATGGAAAGAGCCTGACATTCGCCCTGACGAGCGGAGCAAAATTCTCTTCAGGAAACCCGGTCCGACCGGAAGATGTGATCTTCTCGCTCACCCGCGCCGTCAAGCTCAACAAATCACCGGCCTTCATTCTGAACGAGCTCGGCTGGACAGCTGAAAACGTCGACAAGGCAATCGAGAAAATCGACGACACCCATGTGAAGCTCACCTGGTCCGCTGATGTCGGCCCTGCCTTCGCACTGTCGCTGCTGACGGCACCTATCGCTTCCGTCGTCGATGAGCAGACCGTCTCGGCTGAAGCGAAAGACAATGATTTCGGCAATGGCTGGCTGAAGACCAACTCTGCTGGCAGCGGCGCCTTCAAGATCGCCTCCTACACGCCGCATGAGGCGCTGGTGCTGGAAGCAAACGCCGAATCATCGGACAAGCCAAAGCTTGAAACTGTCATCCTGCGCAATGTGCCGGATGTTGCCGCTCGCCGCCTGCTCGTCGAACAGGGCGATGCCGATATCGCCCGTGGGCTTGGCGCCGACCAGATCAATGCACTGAAGGACAAGGCCGGCATCAACGTTCTTTCGGTTCCCTCCGCCCGCTCCGATTACATCCTCATCAACTCCAAGGCCAACGAGACGCTGGGCAACCCGGCTTTCTGGGAGGCGGCTCGCTACCTCGTCGACTACAACGGTATCGCCAAGGACCTGCTGCGCGGCCAGAGCCAGGTCCATCAGGCGTTCCTGCCCGTCGGTTTCCCCGGCGCGCTGACCGATACCCCGTTCTCGCTCGACGTCGAAAAAGCCAAGAAGGTGCTCGCCGACGCCGGGATCAAGACACCGGTAAAGGTCGAGTTCATCGTGTTCAACGACCAGCCGTTCCTGTCGATCGCGCAGTCGCTGCAGGCCTCCTTCGCCAAGGCCGGCATCGAACTGGACATCCAGCCGGGTGTGGCCAGCGACATCTATGCCAAGGGCCGCTCCGGCCAGTACCAGATGACCCTGCGCTACTGGATCCCGGATTATTTCGACCCGCATTCCAACGCCAGCGCCTTTGCCATCAACCGTGACAACTCCACCAACACGGCCGCGAAATATGCAGGCTGGGTGATCCCGGAAATCACCGACGAGACGCTCGCCGCCGTCAAGGAACAGGATGCTGCCAAGCGCGTGGCTCTCTACGAAGACCTGCAGAAGAAGGTGCAGAAAAGCTCGCCCTTCGTTTTCATGCTTCAGGGCAACGATCAGGTCGTGATAAGCGACAAGGTGAAAAATTATGTCCAGGGCCTGAATGCCGACCAGGTCTATTACGATCACGTGGAGAAGTAATTGCAGCACGCGGTTTCCCGCAGCCTGCCCGACCCAGACAACTCCCGCCAGCGGCCACGCTGGCGGGAGTTGTCTTTGCTCGGGTCGTTTCTGAAATGGCTGTCATCCTTTGCGGTCACCCTTCTCGGCCTCGCGCTGGTGACCTTCGCCATGACGCGGCTGTCGCCGATCGATCCGGCCCTGCAGATGGTCGGCGATCATGCCAGCCAGTCGACCTATCAGGCGGCCCGGCTGGAACTCGGTCTTGACCAGCCTCTGCCCGTGCAATTTCTCCGCTACCTGCAACAAGCGGCGTCCGGCAACTTCGGCCAGTCAATCTCGACCGGCCAACCCGTTGCCTCGGACATCGCGCGAACATTTCCGGCCACAATCGAGCTGGCGACGGCGGCCATTATCATTGGCAGCCTGATCGGGCTGTCCCTCGGCATTGCCGCGGCAATGCGCCAGGGTGGGCTCATCGACGCGATTGCACGCTTCATTTCGTTGTTTGGTTATTCCGTGCCGATCTTCTGGCTCGGCCTGCTGATGCTTCTCCTGTTTTATGCGCGGCTGCACTGGGCGCCCGGCCCGGGCCGGCTCGACGTGATGTTTCAATATACGGTCAAGCCGATCACCGGCTTTGCGCTTGTCGATACCTGGATGTCCGGCAAGGCGGGCGCCTTCCGCGACGCCCTTGCCCATCTGGCGTTGCCCGCCATCTTGCTCGCCTTCCATGCGCTCGCAGGCATCTCACGGTTGACGAGGGCCTCGATTCTTTCGGAGCTGGGCCAGGAATATGTGCTGACGGCGCGGGCGAAAGGCGCCGGCATGAAGACGGTCGTCTTCATCCACATCCTGCCGAACATCGCAGGCACGCTGCTCACCGTGATCGCGCTCGCCTATGCAAGCCTGCTCGAAGGCGCCGTCCTGACCGAAACCGTCTTCGCCTGGCCGGGGATCGGCCGCTACCTGACGACCGCGATGTTTTCCGGGGACATGCCGGCCATTCTGGGCGCAACGCTGGTTGTCGGCAGCTGCTTCGTGCTTCTCAACGCGCTCACTGATCTCGCCGCCGACAGAATTCACAGGGGCCAGATCAGATGACAGCCCTCTCCCCTCTATCCCCCGCGCGTCTACTGAAGCGGCGGTTGACCCGCTCTCCCTCCGCGACGACCGGGGCAACCATTATCCTCGTCGTCCTGATGGTGGCGCTGCTCGCTCCATGGCTCGCACCTTTCGACCCCAATCTTCAGGAAACCGCCAAGCGATTGATGCCGCCAGGCGCGGAACATTGGCTGGGCACGGACGCCTTCGGGCGCGACATCCTTTCCCGGTTGATCTACGGCGCGCGACCAACCCTGCTGCTCGTCATCTTCGTCGTGGTACTGATGGCTCCGGTCGGCATCACCATCGGCATCCTCGCCGGCTATTTTGGAGGGCTGGTCGAGCGTGGCCTGATGCGCATCACCGATATCGTCATGTCTTTCCCGCGCCTGCTGCTCGCCTTTGCCTTCGTCGCAATCATGGGGCCGGGCCTTCTGAACGGCGCCCTGGCTTTGGCGCTGACGAGCTGGCCCGCCTATGCCCGTCAGGCGCGCGTCGAGACCGCGAAGCTTGCCAAAAGCGACTACCTCGCGGCTGCCGAGATGGTCGGCATCAAGGGGCCGCGGCTGTTGTTCGGGCATATCCTGCCCTTGGTGCTTCCCTCGGCCACGATCCGGCTGGCGCTCGATCTCTCCGGCATCATCCTTGCGGCCGCCGGCCTCGGCTTTCTTGGCCTCGGCGTGCGCCCGCCCACCGCCGAATGGGGTTCGATGGTGGCCGAAGGTACGCAGGTGATCTTCGATCAATGGTGGATCGCGGCCACGCCCGGCCTCGCCATTCTCGTCACATCCTTCGGCTTCAACCTTCTGGCGGACGGCCTGCGCGACCTGACGGATCCCCGCAATGACTGAACCGCTGCTGTCTATCGACAATCTGCATATCTCGTTCCCGTCCGATGCGGGTCCGGTTTCCGTCGTCAAATCCGTCTCGCTGACCGTCGGACAGGAGATCGTCGCGATCGTCGGCGAATCTGGCTCCGGCAAATCCCTGACCGGACGGGCGGTGATGGGCCTTTTGACGCGCCGCGCCGATGTAACCGCCACCCGCATGACATTTCAGGACACGGACTTGCAGACACTGAACGAAGCCGGCTGGAGCCGGCTGCGCGGCAGCGGAATGGGCCTGATCCTGCAAGACCCCAAATTCTCGCTCAATCCGGCGCATCGCGTCGGTCGTCAGGTCGAGGAAGCGCTTCTGCTGCACACCCGTCTGCCTGCCAGGGAGCGAAAGGAGCGGGCGCTCGACATGCTGGACAAGGTCGGGCTGCCCGATCCGTTGCGTGTCTATTCGAGCTATCCCGCCGCCCTTTCCGGCGGCATGGGCCAGCGCGTGATGATCGCCGCGATGTTGATCAACCGGCCAAAGCTGATCATCGCCGACGAACCGACATCCGCCCTCGATCGCGGACTTCAGGATCAGGTGCTGACCCTGCTGCGCTCCCTGACCGAAGAATTCGGCATGGGGCTTATCCTCATCAGCCACGATCTGCAGCAGGTGTCGCGTTATGCCGACCGCGTGATCGTCATGCGTCGGGGAGAGATCGTCGAAAGGCTACCCGCTTCAGAGCTTGCCCAAGCAAAATCAGCTTACACGCGCGGCCTCTGGGCAGCCCGGCCTTCAGCCGCCACCCATGGAACCCGCCTTCCGGTGTTCGAAGAGGAAACACCGGCATGACAACAGCTGTTTCGGTCAAGGACCTTTCGATAAGCTTCCAGTCGGCCAGGACGCGGTTCGCGGCGCTGCGCGACGTCACGTTTTCGGTGGAAGAAGGCCAGACCTTCGGCCTGATCGGTCCTTCGGGTTGCGGCAAGACGACGGTGCTGCGCGCCATCGCCGGGCTGAATACCAACTGGACCGGTTCGATCGATATCCTCGGCACACCGCTGACACCGGGCAGGAAAATCACCGGCGAGGCCCGCCGCAATATCCAGATGGTGTTTCAGGACCCCTACTCGTCGCTGCATCCGCGTCACCGGATTGGGCGGATCCTCTCAGAACCGTTGAAGCTCATCGGCACGGAGGGGATCGATGCGACTGTCACCGCGGCGCTCGATCAGGTCGGGCTGCCCGCAGCAATTTCCGACCGCTACCCGCATCAGCTATCGGGCGGCCAGCGCCAGCGGATCGCCATCGCGCGTGCCCTGCTTTTGAAGCCGAAGCTGTTGCTGCTGGACGAGCCGACGTCCGCCCTCGACGTCACGGTACAGGCGGAGATTCTCAATCTCCTCAACGACCTGAAGACATCTCACCGGATGACTTTCATCCTTGTCAGCCATGATGCCGGCGTGATCGGCCATATGTGCGATAACGGGGTCCTGATGAGCCATGGACAGATCGCGCGCCACCTCGACCGAGCGGCATTGTCGCAGCTGACGGAAGAGATCGTGGCCTAAAAACGAAGCCGGGATCGCTCGTTGGAGGATGTCTGGTTCAGATTGAACCAGACATCCTCTAGATTCTTTTGTTTTCGTTTGTCTTTTCGGGAAAACCGGTTTCCACTTTTCCTGACAAACTCTAGCCGGCAACCGTCGTCACGAACTCGGGATTGCCGCGGATCGTGTTGCTGACGGTGCAGATTTCGCTTTCCGCCGCCTCGGCAATCGCATGCCGCATGCTCTCGTCGAAATCGCCGCGGATATCGAGATGGATATTGAAGCGCGCGACGCGGGAGGGCTCGTCGGCCGCCTTCTCACCGGTCACGCTGGCCGTCACCTCGACAAGCCGATCCAGAACGCCAAAGCGGCTGGCAGCGATACGGGCGCTCAAGACCAGGCAGGCGGCAAGCGAGCTGTAGAGCAGGTCAAGCGGATTGAAACCGGGCTGCGTTGCGCCGGTGACGATATCGAGGCTGCCGTCCGTGGCCGAAGTCACATGCGGAAAGCCCGTGCGCCCGAGCACGGCGGTTGCACCGGTGGCCCGGGTTTTCTGTGTGGCGATGGCGGTCACGGGGATTATCCTGATAGATCAATGGAAAGAACGGAAGCAATACCGGCAAAGGTACGCTCACGCGATTGAAAAAGTGTGGCGCGTCTTTCGCACGGAGCTCATGGGATTTCCAGTCCCAGGTCACTCCGCGCCGACTGGCTCGAAAGATGGGGCGGGCTGGTGGAGCCAGGCGCGCAGCGTCGATGCCGCCGCATAGACCTGGCGGACGATTTCGGGCACCTGATCGATGTCGGGTAGGCTGCCGAGGCCTAAAGGCCCCATCGCGAAAAGCCCATGAAACACACCCGGCTCCACGACGGCCCGGCCGCAACTGTCGACGAAGACCCCGAGCTCCAGCTCATCCCGCCGCGCAAGGCC
Proteins encoded in this region:
- a CDS encoding ABC transporter ATP-binding protein; amino-acid sequence: MTEPLLSIDNLHISFPSDAGPVSVVKSVSLTVGQEIVAIVGESGSGKSLTGRAVMGLLTRRADVTATRMTFQDTDLQTLNEAGWSRLRGSGMGLILQDPKFSLNPAHRVGRQVEEALLLHTRLPARERKERALDMLDKVGLPDPLRVYSSYPAALSGGMGQRVMIAAMLINRPKLIIADEPTSALDRGLQDQVLTLLRSLTEEFGMGLILISHDLQQVSRYADRVIVMRRGEIVERLPASELAQAKSAYTRGLWAARPSAATHGTRLPVFEEETPA
- a CDS encoding ABC transporter permease; amino-acid sequence: MQHAVSRSLPDPDNSRQRPRWRELSLLGSFLKWLSSFAVTLLGLALVTFAMTRLSPIDPALQMVGDHASQSTYQAARLELGLDQPLPVQFLRYLQQAASGNFGQSISTGQPVASDIARTFPATIELATAAIIIGSLIGLSLGIAAAMRQGGLIDAIARFISLFGYSVPIFWLGLLMLLLFYARLHWAPGPGRLDVMFQYTVKPITGFALVDTWMSGKAGAFRDALAHLALPAILLAFHALAGISRLTRASILSELGQEYVLTARAKGAGMKTVVFIHILPNIAGTLLTVIALAYASLLEGAVLTETVFAWPGIGRYLTTAMFSGDMPAILGATLVVGSCFVLLNALTDLAADRIHRGQIR
- a CDS encoding OsmC family protein translates to MATQKTRATGATAVLGRTGFPHVTSATDGSLDIVTGATQPGFNPLDLLYSSLAACLVLSARIAASRFGVLDRLVEVTASVTGEKAADEPSRVARFNIHLDIRGDFDESMRHAIAEAAESEICTVSNTIRGNPEFVTTVAG
- a CDS encoding fumarylacetoacetate hydrolase family protein, which codes for MPGRLAQNLFLLRAGNRAEPTAEFQAPAGLAEAMEVQMALADLEGANHEAWKVAISPDGYAVAALLHPFLEAADSSLSMGANPKLEVELAVRLGKRLPIRAQPYVRAEILSAISDIFLGIELVSSAVEEGGKLSFPLFLADRLGNRGYVLGPPTGKELLNTVGELDLYIELNDKPLFDGRSHHPVDDPLTWLLGYANASGRAETSLKAGTVITTGSLCGAIPIAEPGRISVHLGDELSMSVILR
- a CDS encoding ABC transporter ATP-binding protein, with product MTTAVSVKDLSISFQSARTRFAALRDVTFSVEEGQTFGLIGPSGCGKTTVLRAIAGLNTNWTGSIDILGTPLTPGRKITGEARRNIQMVFQDPYSSLHPRHRIGRILSEPLKLIGTEGIDATVTAALDQVGLPAAISDRYPHQLSGGQRQRIAIARALLLKPKLLLLDEPTSALDVTVQAEILNLLNDLKTSHRMTFILVSHDAGVIGHMCDNGVLMSHGQIARHLDRAALSQLTEEIVA
- a CDS encoding ABC transporter permease; its protein translation is MTALSPLSPARLLKRRLTRSPSATTGATIILVVLMVALLAPWLAPFDPNLQETAKRLMPPGAEHWLGTDAFGRDILSRLIYGARPTLLLVIFVVVLMAPVGITIGILAGYFGGLVERGLMRITDIVMSFPRLLLAFAFVAIMGPGLLNGALALALTSWPAYARQARVETAKLAKSDYLAAAEMVGIKGPRLLFGHILPLVLPSATIRLALDLSGIILAAAGLGFLGLGVRPPTAEWGSMVAEGTQVIFDQWWIAATPGLAILVTSFGFNLLADGLRDLTDPRND
- a CDS encoding ABC transporter substrate-binding protein, which codes for MNRRPGTAKFIGAVFSLALALSASAAYAETPANALIVAQSIDDAVSFDPAEGFELTTVQSFNNLYQRLIESNRDDGTKIQPALAASWEAGADGKSLTFALTSGAKFSSGNPVRPEDVIFSLTRAVKLNKSPAFILNELGWTAENVDKAIEKIDDTHVKLTWSADVGPAFALSLLTAPIASVVDEQTVSAEAKDNDFGNGWLKTNSAGSGAFKIASYTPHEALVLEANAESSDKPKLETVILRNVPDVAARRLLVEQGDADIARGLGADQINALKDKAGINVLSVPSARSDYILINSKANETLGNPAFWEAARYLVDYNGIAKDLLRGQSQVHQAFLPVGFPGALTDTPFSLDVEKAKKVLADAGIKTPVKVEFIVFNDQPFLSIAQSLQASFAKAGIELDIQPGVASDIYAKGRSGQYQMTLRYWIPDYFDPHSNASAFAINRDNSTNTAAKYAGWVIPEITDETLAAVKEQDAAKRVALYEDLQKKVQKSSPFVFMLQGNDQVVISDKVKNYVQGLNADQVYYDHVEK